Proteins co-encoded in one Triplophysa dalaica isolate WHDGS20190420 chromosome 16, ASM1584641v1, whole genome shotgun sequence genomic window:
- the sncb gene encoding beta-synuclein, with protein sequence MDVFMKGLSKAKEGMAAAAEKTKEGVAVAAEKTKEGVMFVGNKTKDSVATVAEKTKEQASHLGGAVMSGAGNIAAATGLVKKDEFPTDLNPEFGQEATEEQMGEGVMDPEGQTYDDSQQDNQDYEPEA encoded by the exons ATGGATGTTTTCATGAAGGGGCTTTCCAAAGCTAAAGAAGGCATGGCAGCGGCCGCCGAAAAAACCAAGGAAGGCGTTGCGGTGGCTGCAGAGAAGACCAAGGAAGGCGTGATGTTTGTGG GCAACAAGACCAAAGACAGCGTCGCAACAG TGGCTGAGAAGACAAAGGAGCAGGCGTCTCATCTGGGAGGAGCTGTGATGTCCGGGGCAGGAAATATCGCCGCGGCCACAGGCCTGGTGAAAAAGGACGAGTTCCCCACTGACCTGAAC CCTGAGTTTGGTCAGGAAGCCACAGAGGAACAAATGGGTGAAGGTGTCATGGATCCTGAAGGACAGACATATGATGACTCTCAGCAG GACAACCAGGACTACGAGCCAGAGGCGTAA